A genome region from Anastrepha ludens isolate Willacy chromosome 3, idAnaLude1.1, whole genome shotgun sequence includes the following:
- the LOC128858652 gene encoding KH domain-containing, RNA-binding, signal transduction-associated protein 3-like isoform X1 — translation MANNFEGNHVVRKAEENDGPRINEFAQKFLADLNEERERLGSEFPLCAQLIDEAFERVYTTGRIPGTEYLADVYKQKPMKVTQRVFVPIKQYPKFNFTGKLLGPKGNSLRRLHEETQCKIIIKGRGSMRDRTKEEGLRQSGDPRHGHLNRDLFIEISTVATPAEAHARIAYALAEIRKYLVPDKNDEVSQGQLRELMEIDPKSAEQYSKTVLSKFSTGDGTSKFLNIIKQHSAPQEDPNAMESDEEVEEYQTRFVKRSVVSPYVKVKVIPSTVSAKRPSTTLIGSGFKRTRESPIKSYKPIQGVLKKYK, via the exons atgGCTAACAATTTTGAAGGAAACCATGTCGTCCGAAAAGCTGAAGAAAATGACGGCCCACGTATTAATGAATTTGCTCAGAAATTCCTGGCAGACTTGAACGAGGAACGTGAACGTTTAGGTAGTGAGTTTCCATTATGCGCACAGCTTATTGATGAAG CTTTCGAGCGGGTCTATACAACCGGTCGCATACCGGGCACTGAATACCTAGCCGACGTTTATAAACAGAAGCCCATGAAAGTCACTCAAAGGGTGTTTGTACCAATTAAACAGTATCCTAAG TTTAACTTTACTGGAAAATTATTGGGACCAAAAGGTAATTCATTACGTCGTTTGCACGAAGAAACACAGTGCAAGATTATTATAAAAGGTCGTGGCTCTATGCGTGATCGTACTAAGGAGGAAGGACTACGCCAGTCTGGTGACCCCCGCCATGGGCATTTAAATAGAGATCTATTTATAGAAATAAGCACTGTTGCAACGCCTGCAGAAGCCCATGCACGTATTGCATATGCTTTAGCTGAAATTCGTAAATACCTTGTGCCTGATAAGAACGATGAAGTTTCGCAGGGACAACTACGAGAACTTATGGAAATAGATCCAAAATCAGCTGAACAATATTCAAA GACAGTGCTAAGTAAATTTTCCACAGGAGATGGTAcatctaaatttttaaacataattaaaCAACATAGTGCACCACAAGAGGATCCCAA TGCAATGGAGTCAGATGAAGAAGTAGAGGAATATCAAACTCGTTTTGTTAAGCGGTCGGTTGTATCACCTTATGTGAAGG taaaaGTTATCCCATCAACAGTGTCCGCTAAACGACCATCGACTACTCTTATTGGATCTGGATTTAAACGCACTCGCGAGTCACCTATAAAATCTTATAAACCTATTCAAGGTGTTCTtaagaaatacaaataa
- the LOC128858651 gene encoding nucleic acid dioxygenase ALKBH1, whose product MFKESFKYFKRKTPEPDFSSVIDLDSNKFASQGRRIDLSNVPDVNKCFPGLEPVNKWVAYTLNSSGLIVIRNPFTVQGQRYWISRCLQDYPRYPNINNLSPHLFSVEVLNDWWRSLHKCNDTNEVRRMSISMRWATLGYHHDWDSKKYTEEKHGEFPKDLAALNAFFATVLGFKNYESQAAIVNFYPIGTTLSAHTDHSEPNRTAPLFSLSFGQTAIFLIGGKSKEVSPLAIFLRSGDLLVMSGESRLFYHAVPRIMKSPDESWNDLVPTASTTSLKTSSCKKPRIDAELLQEENSYGIDSLLYKQVVDESFWLPFKKYLNFARININVRQVLNKDETNLPTPDQSLETKVEGNTPK is encoded by the exons ATGTTCAAAGAGagctttaaatatttcaaaagaaaaacgcCAGAGCCAGACTTTAGTTCTGTTATTGATCTGGACAGCAACAAGTTTGCTTCGCAG ggTCGCCGGATAGATCTAAGTAATGTACCagatgtaaataaatgttttccgGGCTTAGAACCGGTGAACAAATGGGTCGCCTACACCCTTAACTCTTCAGGCCTTATTGTAATACGGAATCCATTTACTGTGCAGGGTCAACGTTATTGGATTAGTCGTTGTTTGCAAGACTATCCGCGTTAtccaaatataaataatctAAGTCCCCATCTCTTTTCCGTGGAAGTATTAAATGATTGGTGGCGGTCTCTGCACAAATGCAATGATACAAATGAAGTCCGACGCATGAGCATATCAATGCGCTGGGCTACACTTGGGTATCATCACGATTGGGATTCAAAAAAGTATACCGAAGAGAAGCATGGAGAATTTCCGAAAGATCTTGCTgcattgaatgcattttttgcGACTGTGCTAGGTTTCAAAAACTACGAATCTCAAGCGgcaattgtaaatttttaccCAATAGGAACAACACTATCTGCACACACTGATCACTCAGAGCCTAATCGAACGGCACCTTTATTTTCATTGAG tttCGGACAAACAGCTATATTTTTAATTGGTGGAAAAAGTAAAGAAGTCTCGCCTTTAGCAATTTTCTTACGGAGTGGAGATTTGCTTGTAATGTCTGGTGAATCACGGTTATTCTATCACGCAGTACCACGAATAATGAAATCTCCCGATGAATCGTGGAACGATCTAGTACCTACAGCAAGTACCACATCTTTAAAAACGTCTAGCTGTAAGAAGCCAAGAATCGATGCTGAACTTTTGCAAGAGGAAAATTCATATGGAATCGATTCGTTACTGTATAAACAAGTTGTTGATGAAAGTTTCTGGTTGCCATTcaaaaaatatcttaattttgCACGCATTAATATTAATGTACGGCAGGTGTTAAATAAGGATGAGACAAACCTCCCAACACCAGATCAGTCATTAGAAACTAAAGTTGAAGGTAATACACCCAAATAA
- the LOC128858654 gene encoding uncharacterized protein LOC128858654: MEYNIYDSKTEDSTRSTIAMSRSTNSKALLSQNSHGQTRTKKIRYFFWPFVFGVNLYDFLGLCNLVPTHSLHLSRPFLMNTSKFQVFHKSQSQAHDLPTISN, from the exons ATGGAGTATAATATTTACGATTCGAAAACG GAAGATTCCACCAGAAGTACCATTGCTATGTCACGCAGCACTAACAGTAAAGCTCTTTTATCACAG AACTCACATGGACAAACTAGGACGAAGAAGATTCGTTATTTCTTCTGGCCATTTGTATTTGGTGTTAACCTGTATGATTTTCTTGGCCTGTGTAACCTAGTTCCCACACACAGTCTTCACTTGTCTCGACCGTTTCTGATGAACACCTCAAAGTTTCAGGTGTTCCACAAATCGCAATCACAGGCGCACGACTTACCTACGATCTCCAACTAA
- the LOC128858652 gene encoding KH domain-containing, RNA-binding, signal transduction-associated protein 3-like isoform X3: MANNFEGNHVVRKAEENDGPRINEFAQKFLADLNEERERLGSEFPLCAQLIDEAFERVYTTGRIPGTEYLADVYKQKPMKVTQRVFVPIKQYPKFNFTGKLLGPKGNSLRRLHEETQCKIIIKGRGSMRDRTKEEGLRQSGDPRHGHLNRDLFIEISTVATPAEAHARIAYALAEIRKYLVPDKNDEVSQGQLRELMEIDPKSAEQYSKTVLSKFSTGDGTSKFLNIIKQHSAPQEDPNAMESDEEVEEYQTRFVKRSVVSPYVKVSAKRPSTTLIGSGFKRTRESPIKSYKPIQGVLKKYK, translated from the exons atgGCTAACAATTTTGAAGGAAACCATGTCGTCCGAAAAGCTGAAGAAAATGACGGCCCACGTATTAATGAATTTGCTCAGAAATTCCTGGCAGACTTGAACGAGGAACGTGAACGTTTAGGTAGTGAGTTTCCATTATGCGCACAGCTTATTGATGAAG CTTTCGAGCGGGTCTATACAACCGGTCGCATACCGGGCACTGAATACCTAGCCGACGTTTATAAACAGAAGCCCATGAAAGTCACTCAAAGGGTGTTTGTACCAATTAAACAGTATCCTAAG TTTAACTTTACTGGAAAATTATTGGGACCAAAAGGTAATTCATTACGTCGTTTGCACGAAGAAACACAGTGCAAGATTATTATAAAAGGTCGTGGCTCTATGCGTGATCGTACTAAGGAGGAAGGACTACGCCAGTCTGGTGACCCCCGCCATGGGCATTTAAATAGAGATCTATTTATAGAAATAAGCACTGTTGCAACGCCTGCAGAAGCCCATGCACGTATTGCATATGCTTTAGCTGAAATTCGTAAATACCTTGTGCCTGATAAGAACGATGAAGTTTCGCAGGGACAACTACGAGAACTTATGGAAATAGATCCAAAATCAGCTGAACAATATTCAAA GACAGTGCTAAGTAAATTTTCCACAGGAGATGGTAcatctaaatttttaaacataattaaaCAACATAGTGCACCACAAGAGGATCCCAA TGCAATGGAGTCAGATGAAGAAGTAGAGGAATATCAAACTCGTTTTGTTAAGCGGTCGGTTGTATCACCTTATGTGAAGG TGTCCGCTAAACGACCATCGACTACTCTTATTGGATCTGGATTTAAACGCACTCGCGAGTCACCTATAAAATCTTATAAACCTATTCAAGGTGTTCTtaagaaatacaaataa
- the LOC128858655 gene encoding uncharacterized protein LOC128858655 has product MSELQIKNLIDLSIEDDDEELVTSTDRSETSISNGHQKVYEQPTIECTMPDCLMVAKGEGRESDNNPFDFVQTLSSRSEDPFDIVEKEACVKARYSVQPAQEVKVGKLLSISDDNIIDDDNWRMNENTAIERITQKNVFDMTATNVSSSVYHSALEHDLDNESPPVSMSIKSTPETCSSAFESDESSANSTDNCSAKIRKALVNSKRLLKLSIANSTFNSPLSCRSRQGESGVSRVFSAAAHFSDYILGTESPLKLVDDDLMMEEPPTRSNPENDFEADLKMLSIPMLRKLPSPLPEETSLNVKEANESIPIAQNVTSPGLSAIREKLWAKQMESCKGQNVLSLIDNLKSLLCENAIADKEKMEQANSLLKQLSATLNTDKGEDNDKKAQNKDNCEGSLQVPQTIVRQGTFDMELQPLAQEKSDHTEVTSPISADTSRMTHSLHSVQLLSPSKEVPDVMVKSSSTYDCEPIAERENLLSPHVDAISPITSPNSKPTLSNAATSYADVNDIIEQISNLLEQHQMTLQATNSDSKNGSDLSGSNVQQQPSMYNPTFIVVMPTNSVQSTKKQNPNISICEDFFEDANSNIAMRRRSQSLSLHDKIKILKLPVRPNPSKSGASGSPDLECVPQIDISTSDVKTPLRRPVRRNSVSSDMPRTPLNRGTSLANARRVQNSQIQSRHVLGPSKQLESEIQQQAVVHPIPRTNLNVFKPDLKKKTKQQTTKTSIMASREPLKAVIPIKKVAPMLTATMATPEGPVPNSRLLFQKDSMETSMHLLTKCGKMSNTSTPMPPAKSTGKIPVLPNACSTPAFSSAKANASGNVTKKTSMPTSILQQPFASTSGVKKRSLSELPRSKSPGRLRNSLPGPSLSTLKSRQPIKQSNVSKPATSRLSTRLNTRSSLSAAPTSTNKENKKP; this is encoded by the exons ATGAGtgaacttcaaataaaaaatttgatcgACCTAAGCATTGAAGATGACGATGAAGAGTTGGTAACCTCAACTGATCGATCGGAAACAAGTATTTCAAATGGGCACCAAAAAGTCTATGAGCAACCAACTATAGAGTGCACAATGCCTGATTGTCTAATGGTGGCAAAGGGAGAAGGACGAGAAAGTGACAATAATCCTTTTGACTTCGTGCAGACATTGTCAAGTCGCTCAGAAGACCCTTTTGATATAGTAGAAAAAGAAGCATGTGTTAAG GCACGATATTCTGTGCAACCGGCACAGGAAGTAAAAGTTGGAAAACTTTTGTCGATAAGCGATGATAATATAATAGATGATGATAATTGGCGCATGAACGAAAATACAGCGATTGAAAGAATTacccagaaaaatgtttttgacatGACGGCCACTAACGTGAGTTCGTCCGTTTACCATTCAGCTCTGGAACACGATTTAGATAATGAGAGCCCGCCAGTTTCAATGTCCATTAAGTCTACACCAGAAACCTGTAGCTCAGCCTTCGAAAGCGATGAAAGTTCTGCAAACAGTACAGATAACTGTTCTGCAAAAATTCGGAAAGCATTAGTAAATAGTAAGCGTTTACTCAAACTAAGCATAGCGAATTCAACATTTAATTCGCCATTGAGTTGTCGCTCACGACAGGGAGAGAGTGGGGTTTCAAGAGTTTTCTCTGCTGCCGCACACTTCAGTGATTACATTCTAGGCACCGAATCTCCGTTAAAATTGGTGGATGATGATCTTATGATGGAAGAACCGCCAACACGATCAAACCCGGAAAACGATTTTGAGGctgatttaaaaatgttaagtatTCCCATGTTGAGAAAATTGCCCTCCCCACTGCCTGAAGAAACATCGTTAAATGTGAAAGAAGCAAATGAATCAATTCCTATTGCGCAAAATGTGACATCTCCTGGTTTATCGGCGATTCGTGAAAAATTATGGGCTAAGCAGATGGAATCTTGCAAAGGTCAAAATGTTTTGTCGTTAATAGATAATTTAAAATCCCTGCTGTGTGAAAATGCTATTGCagacaaagaaaaaatggaacaaGCAAATAGTTTGTTAAAACAACTTAGCGCAACCTTAAATACAGATAAAGGGGAAGATAACGACAAAAAGGCGCAAAATAAAGACAACTGCGAAGGATCACTGCAAGTACCACAAACTATCGTCCGACAAGGAACTTTTGACATGGAACTACAG CCGTTAGCGCAAGAAAAGAGTGACCACACTGAAGTTACATCGCCAATATCTGCTGATACTTCACGCATGACGCATTCTTTACATTCAGTGCAATTATTGTCACCATCGAAAGAAGTACCAGATGTTATGGTGAAGTCATCGTCTACTTATGATTGTGAACCTATAGCCGAAAGGGAAAATCTTCTGTCACCACACGTAGATGCCATTTCACCAATTACATCACCGAATTCTAAGCCCACTTTATCGAATGCAGCAACATCATATGCTGACGTAAACGATATCATCGAGCAAATTAGTAACTTGCTCGAGCAACACCAGATGACATTGCAAGCAACCAATAGCGATAGTAAGAACGGTAGCGATTTATCAGGAAGTAATGTGCAACAACAACCGTCAATGTATAATCCTACATTTATTGTGGTTATGCCAACAAATTCCGTTCAGTCGACTAAGAAGCAAAATCCTAATATTTCAATTTGTGAGGACTTTTTTGAAGACGCGAATAGTAATATAGCAATGCGTCGGCGTTCGCAGTCTTTGTCACTGCATGATAAAATCAAGATTTTAAAACTCCCAGTGCGACCGAATCCGTCTAAATCCGGAGCATCAGGCTCGCCAGACCTTGAGTGTGTCCCTCAAATTGATATAAGTACATCCGATGTAAAAACACCATTACGTCGTCCTGTGAGAAGAAACTCGGTCTCCAGTGATATGCCTCGCACACCGCTGAATCGCGGAACTAGTTTGGCAAACGCTAGGCGGGTCCAAAA TTCACAAATTCAATCACGTCACGTACTCGGTCCTTCTAAGCAACTCGAAAGTGAAATCCAGCAGCAAGCTGTTGTTCATCCAATTCCACGAACCAATCTGAATGTATTTAAACctgatttgaagaaaaaaaccaaacaacaaacaacGAAAACATCCATAATGGCATCTCGTGAACCACTCAAAGCTGTGATACCCATAAAGAAAGTAGCACCAATGCTCACGGCTACCATGGCTACACCCGAGGGACCTGTTCCGAATTCACGATTGCTATTTCAAAAGGACAGTATGGAAACTTCAATGCATTTACTtacaaaatgtggtaaaatgtCGAATACAAGCACGCCAATGCCACCAGCAAAGAGTACTGGTAAAATACCGGTGTTGCCCAATGCCTGTTCCACTCCCGCATTTTCAAGTGCTAAGGCAAATGCGAGTGGCAATGTAACAAAGAAAACTTCCATGCCTACTTCCATATTACAGCAACCGTTTGCGAGTACTTCTGGAGTTAAAAAACGGTCTTTGTCAGAGCTGCCCAGGTCCAAATCGCCGGGGCGCTTGCGCAATAGTTTGCCGGGACCATCATTATCAACACTCAAGAGCAGGCAGCCAATAAAACAATCGAATGTTTCAAAACCGGCCACTTCGAGATTG AGTACACGTTTAAATACGCGATCCTCGCTTAGTGCTGCACCTACTTCTACTaacaaggaaaataaaaaaccttaa
- the LOC128856664 gene encoding nuclear nucleic acid-binding protein C1D, whose amino-acid sequence MEFGELRNDEKFTNTVGNFSTALDKIEQSLNTVVELKDFEELSVQEKVKLDNYLAYAINSLYWMYVKLNGDDPNEHNIKNELSRVRQTLIRDQQIHERNTIRPVLDKAAAGRFIKHGLHIRFDENGERITDTRITNPTDQDDTMDLKSDE is encoded by the exons aTGGAATTCGGAGAGTTACGAAATGATGAAAAGTTTACTAACACTGTAGGAAACTTTTCAACTGCTCTGGATAAAATTGAGCAGAGCCTTAATACAGTAGTCGAGTTAAAGGATTTCGAAGAACTTTCAGtgcaagaaaaagtaaaactagATAACTATCTCGCGTACGCAATAAATTCGTTATATTGGATGTATGTTAAGTTGAACGGAGATGATCCTAACGAG cataacataaaaaatgaactttcACGTGTGCGGCAAACTCTTATTCGTGATCAACAAATTCATGAACGCAATACTATACGTCCGGTGTTAGACAAAGCAGCTGCGGGGCGTTTTATTAAGCATGGATTACATATACGTTTTGATGAAAATGGAGAACGAATTACAGACACACGAATTACCAATCCAACAGACCAAGATGACACAATGGATTTGAAAAGTGATGAGTAG
- the LOC128858652 gene encoding KH domain-containing, RNA-binding, signal transduction-associated protein 3-like isoform X2 — protein sequence MANNFEGNHVVRKAEENDGPRINEFAQKFLADLNEERERLGSEFPLCAQLIDEAFERVYTTGRIPGTEYLADVYKQKPMKVTQRVFVPIKQYPKFNFTGKLLGPKGNSLRRLHEETQCKIIIKGRGSMRDRTKEEGLRQSGDPRHGHLNRDLFIEISTVATPAEAHARIAYALAEIRKYLVPDKNDEVSQGQLRELMEIDPKSAEQYSKTVLSKFSTGDGTSKFLNIIKQHSAPQEDPNAMESDEEVEEYQTRFVKRSVVSPYVKVIPSTVSAKRPSTTLIGSGFKRTRESPIKSYKPIQGVLKKYK from the exons atgGCTAACAATTTTGAAGGAAACCATGTCGTCCGAAAAGCTGAAGAAAATGACGGCCCACGTATTAATGAATTTGCTCAGAAATTCCTGGCAGACTTGAACGAGGAACGTGAACGTTTAGGTAGTGAGTTTCCATTATGCGCACAGCTTATTGATGAAG CTTTCGAGCGGGTCTATACAACCGGTCGCATACCGGGCACTGAATACCTAGCCGACGTTTATAAACAGAAGCCCATGAAAGTCACTCAAAGGGTGTTTGTACCAATTAAACAGTATCCTAAG TTTAACTTTACTGGAAAATTATTGGGACCAAAAGGTAATTCATTACGTCGTTTGCACGAAGAAACACAGTGCAAGATTATTATAAAAGGTCGTGGCTCTATGCGTGATCGTACTAAGGAGGAAGGACTACGCCAGTCTGGTGACCCCCGCCATGGGCATTTAAATAGAGATCTATTTATAGAAATAAGCACTGTTGCAACGCCTGCAGAAGCCCATGCACGTATTGCATATGCTTTAGCTGAAATTCGTAAATACCTTGTGCCTGATAAGAACGATGAAGTTTCGCAGGGACAACTACGAGAACTTATGGAAATAGATCCAAAATCAGCTGAACAATATTCAAA GACAGTGCTAAGTAAATTTTCCACAGGAGATGGTAcatctaaatttttaaacataattaaaCAACATAGTGCACCACAAGAGGATCCCAA TGCAATGGAGTCAGATGAAGAAGTAGAGGAATATCAAACTCGTTTTGTTAAGCGGTCGGTTGTATCACCTTATGTGAAGG TTATCCCATCAACAGTGTCCGCTAAACGACCATCGACTACTCTTATTGGATCTGGATTTAAACGCACTCGCGAGTCACCTATAAAATCTTATAAACCTATTCAAGGTGTTCTtaagaaatacaaataa